The genomic interval CATGAGCGGGATGAAGAGGGTTCTGCGCCGCACGGCGGTGGGGGCGAGCGCGTTGCTCACGGCGGTGGGCATCACCATGACGGGGGCGTCCCCGGCCGCGGCGGTGGACTACTACTACGAGTTGCCGTACCCGGCTGGTGAGGCCTACACGGTGACCCAGGGGCCGGAGGGCACGTACTCCCACACCGGTCCCTACAACGAGTACGCCTGGGACTTCGGGCTCCCCGCCGACTACGAGGTGTCCGCCGCGCAGGCGGGAACCATCGTCATCTCGAACTGGTCGCCGTACTGGCAGAACGGCATCGAGGTGATCATCCGGCACTCGAACGGCCAGTGCACCCACTACGCGCACCTGAACCGGTCGTTCTACGAGCCGGGTGACTGGGTTCCGCAGGGCCGGATCGTCGGCTGGTCGGGCAGCACGGGCGCTTCCACGGGCCCGCATCTGCACTTCCAGGTCATCGACTGCAACAGCCGCGTGGGCCTGCCCGCCACCATCCAGGGCTGGACGCCCTCCACGGGGACGCGCCCTGTCAGCGTGAACCACTACGCCTGACCGGACCGCAGCCGCACGGGCGCTCCCGGCACCAC from Streptomyces sp. CA-278952 carries:
- a CDS encoding M23 family metallopeptidase; the protein is MSGMKRVLRRTAVGASALLTAVGITMTGASPAAAVDYYYELPYPAGEAYTVTQGPEGTYSHTGPYNEYAWDFGLPADYEVSAAQAGTIVISNWSPYWQNGIEVIIRHSNGQCTHYAHLNRSFYEPGDWVPQGRIVGWSGSTGASTGPHLHFQVIDCNSRVGLPATIQGWTPSTGTRPVSVNHYA